The Vigna angularis cultivar LongXiaoDou No.4 chromosome 6, ASM1680809v1, whole genome shotgun sequence genome contains the following window.
ACATGAAGTCGCAAGTTAATGACTTAATTGATACCAGACGGTAATCATTAAAGAAGAGTCACTGAAATTATCATTATTTGATTGTGAATCTTCCTTTAGACATAACAGTGAGAAGGGAAAATGTATTATATGTAACTTTTTCCAGGATTACAAGTAGTTGCAGTTTCAGGAACTTGTTGTGAATGTAATTTGATAACAATTTAATATGCTTtgaactttattatttattagttctttttcttttgttataagtttttagaattttaatttttgaatatttttttttctaaatatattttattattatagaatACGAATTCTCTAGGCCAGTACGCCATTAATGTGGAGGGCTATTTGACATTGTGCACGAGTGATGTCACTACAGCCAAATGGAATATCGGATCTAATATGCATTTTCTATTGTTGAGTAAAAGATGAAATATCGGTCCACGAAATATACTCAATTACATCATGTAACATCGAgagtttaattatttgaaaaagttaaaGATAAATTATCAATGATTAAGCAGTATAAGAACATGTAcgagaaaaaccaattttcttgtttgcCACTGCTTCAAGTCTGATTTCTATCTCGCTTATGCTAATAACATCTAAGATCTCTCCCACAATATACTCAATAAAGTGAACTTCATTTTGTTTCAGTGTacataaattttagaaaaagttGATTATAAtcccaattttaattttgtaagaattgataatacttttttattataataatttgtatataaatttaatgaaagaagaaaaatattcaattttatattattaatatattattatgatgaattaaattatttaacaattttattatgatGAATTAAAAagcttataaattaaaaaatggtataaaaataattaatgcaatgataattaatattaaagattaatctaaaatttaaaaattaatgttaatttaatttcgtttgactaaaatatttaaatgttttcaagtttaaatttcatttgaaaggaagtttttaaaattaaaatactaggATAAAAGCTTCAACTTCATCACTAATTTGTTGAGATTTTATTGGGAACCATTTTATTACAATGAGAAACTCTTAGCTCATGCATTATTAGCAATCTTTAAAAACTcctttcaaatattttcaacattaaaaaaataattattttaataattacaaaaatcattaaattattataaatttatgtcaCTTTTTTACAAAATccaaagaaatatttaatttattaaaatcctatacttattttatttttcataaacccaaagttaaaattatagtttgtattataaattattattttttacttttaaaattttttcctCCATGCTTAAAACGTTGCAAAAAAAGTAATAGAAAAAGCTAGTAAAAATTCAGTTCCTTACCTGTTTTCATATTCTGGAAATCACTGTAAATTCGATTCAAAGCCAAATTCTAAATGTGCCCAGTAAACAGgcctaatttttaaaataaagtgttTAGTGGTCTATTTGGAACactttttaatttggtttattttgaaaaaagaaaaatcatttttgaagCAAATTAGAGTGTAAATTGGGAAGAACTATAGGGGACAAGAGAGATAAATAGCATAAAAAAAGTAAGCATAAAGGGTAGAAAGAAGGagtgttaaaaaaatgaaaagcttGAAATGCAGAGGAAGTTGGGAGGAATGAATGCATTAAAAGACTAACAGAAGAAAGTGGCGATAATGGAGACTACTTTCCACTATTTGGGTGGGACTTGGTGCAAAGAACTTTCCGTCCCTTGGCACGGCGTCGTCTTAAAATAGCTCTTCCACCTGGTGTGCTCATTCGTTTGCGGAAACCATGAGTGCGTGCCAATGATTTTCTTGATCTGTTTCTCTTTGTCTGACAAAGAGCAGCCTTGCCTGCCCTCACAACCAACCCACCACCTTTTCCTCTTCTCGCCCCAACATTAGATGTCAACTCCAATCCAAGTGATAACCCTTAACATTCACAATTTACTTCACATCAACAACAACTCCTATGCTCATATGCAAATTAAACAAATCTCTCAAACAGTTCAAACCCTGTCAACTATTACTAACAATGCTAACAACTCTAGTTTTCCGCCctctctttatctttattttttgcTAAGTTATTTACTGTGAAGTTTCAATGCCAAAATATGTTGAATTGTAACCATAGATTGAGTTATTGCTCTAGTTCTTAAATGCTATCAACCATGTTAATGAAAGGATGCCATTGACATATTCTTAACGGATGCAAGCtgggaaaaagaagaaaaaaataaactaccAAAAGATACTAAGAATTTCAAATTGTACTGTCTTTCTAATTTttgtgagtcaatttctaaaggACATTTGTCTCTCTTATTCTAACAGAAAATATTCACAAGTTGAACCATACTGGGCTCATTGGAGTCTCTTCTCCACCCCAACCTACCAAAATCCTTTGAGCAAGGAGGATTAATAAACTCAACCTCCATATCAGTAAACCAACCAATTAAACCATAAAAGTTCTGGAATCATTTGTTCTTATGTTATTATTGGTGGTCAAGTCTGATTTAGAGTTTCCCAGCGTAAAAACAAGTAAATTTAGCAATATATAAGTGAAAAACATTCACAAATGCGTCTTTAGAATTTTCAATTATGGATGGTATCATGGTGTCCGGTTTGTTACCACACTCAAGGTACTACTATAACCAGATCACAATCCTTAGagtgagaagaagaaagaatttcATTACAACAACTAAAAACATTGCCACACTCATTCAGCATCTTAAAAACTGCCATTCAGGGATACTGGTATGTATAGTCAAGTTCACAGGATTTGTTCAGACTGGATAACATATTCAGACTTCAAAGCTACTAATTGCATTTAATCCGAAAACCCAAAGGTTAAAAATGCAAGCATTTTAAACTGGTATTATTGTTCTAAACAGTGATAAAAGGCTTGTTATGGTACTCGTGTACTACATACATATATTTGTTTGGCTTCACTTACAACCCATTTCATCGGCAAGTGGTGGCATCAACTCCTACAAGCTTAAATTGACACAAAGAAATCCCTTTGAAAACCCAGAAGAGTAACTTCCGTTCCAAATTGTGTCCATATTCAAGTTAAATTAAACCCAACCACAAAAGcattttctttccaaaaaccCTTTAGCAACATAAATCCCTACATCCCTATTAAAACAAAGAGAAATCACTTCCAATTCAAAACTTCCACTTTTCCAACTAGAACagctattaaaaaaatgtttaagcATGGCATACCATACATTGACAAGGAAGAATTCAGTACTTCCTAAATAAGACtaacaaaaacaatgataaCCAAGGGACAAGGAAATTCACCTAGAGTAACCGATTTCAAAAAGACCCAGTGTAATTAGCGAAGAATGAGATGGAAGAGAGATGGGAAATAAAGGTGAGGAGTGAGTACCTGTAAAGGAGGAAGAGAGATGGGAAGGAGAGGAGAGGAAGGAAGAATGGAGGAGAGGAGAGCGAACGTTGAAGAAACTGCTGCGGCCAACGTTGAGAGAGATTAAAGATGGTTTTGGGGCAGTGAGAATGAGAGAAGCTGAGGGAGTGGGCGTGGCTATGCAAAGCGATAAGGAAGCCATTATACACCTTTTTGGTTTCTTCCCTCTCTGAATACAAGTTTAACGGAACAATTGGgagaatatgaatattttattaaataaaggtaaattatatatgaaaaatcaaTTGGGGATGTAGCTCAAATGGTAGAGCGCTCGCTTTGCATGCGAGAGGTACAGGGTTCGATCCCCTGCATCTCCACtgttcaaatttgttttttccaatttttgtttaattattattactattgttTCTACATTTGGTTATTTTACTGTAGAAAATCTAAATATGAATTTGGTTGGTAAGTCCAAGTTTATAAACAACTTATAATTGGAACTACTTTTTTCTCTTTGAATAGGTCTTTCCCTCTGCTAATGCAGCCGTATTAGAGTGCTTAAAACATTTGAGCAGTAGAGGATTAGATATTATTGTTGATATACTGACTAAAATGTAGAAAACATGAGTGCAATTCAGTATTTATTGATTGCCTGTTTAATATCTAATTAATTGAATCAAAGAAGAttgtttatttgaaatttactGTGGACAATTTCATGCATGGATCTGGCATTTGGTCTAGGAATTATTGTTGATGCAAAACATTAAGCCGTTGCTCAAAAGTCTAACTTTTTATACTGTCACAGATTAGTGATTTAACACTTAAACATGgaaatgtgtattcttattTTGGTGCAAATTACTTTGTGACCATCCTACATTCTCAGATTCGCAGATAGTTGATtatgtatttgaatttaatgtttggttttgtattattgaacctgaaaaatgttatgtttttttttaatattttaatttttttaatatcgtTACTGTGGTAGATTTATtagattaataaaatgaaagaaacaaaataacgtaattttatagaaaaaactGTTTCTTTCTAGAAAAAGGTTGGCCTGATGATAAACTTGTTAAATAAGTTGATTTATTTTAACAGGACAAAATTAATTCTGAACCATTTAAAATGTGGACTTTAAGGGCAGGACTTTAATCTTGCTTTGAATAAGAGATTTCACTGTTTTTAAAACATTCAAATAGAACGATTTTGAATTCTTCCagttcaaattataaatttttcaaatgttttgttttaaaaaagtaattaaattaaattttatcattctTATAAAGTATTTCAATTGTTAATGtgtacaaaatatataaatataaatacttacttaaaatatcaatattaattttttaaaatttatttgagttcatgttttttttttaattaaagttcaTCTAAATTCTTTTAACTCATGATAGTAAAACTATTTTCTTGAATGATAtggattaaaattatttttacatgatATTAGTTACAATTATTTTAACTCGTAATTGGGGTTATTTGCACAATGTCGTTAGTTGAGGTTATTTTAGTTGATTTTCAATTACAGGTCCATTGAAAACTTTCTTTAGCTAACATTAATAACAAACAACActaagaaattttttataaactatgcaaaaaagaataataagaaTAGGGTTTTTATGGATAAAAATAGTCAttacaaacataaatataaaaaaaatatcaataatgcGAAACAATAACTTTTTATTGGTTAAAATAATTGTAACTAATACCAAACCAAAAATGATAgtaaagcaaataaaaataatcttaacaacaacaaaaaaattctatttacaTTAATCAAAAAAACCTACAGTAgatattatcaataaaatgtaGATGTGCCAACCTTAATTAACATTGTTcgataaataacttaaaacctACATTATGTTggaaaattaactttaaattgacattaattgaaaaaatatgccTGATATGAGTTAATAGACACAATTAATGTTGATTAACAAAATTGTAACTTTGGTTGATAAATAACTTTGATTCAACGTCGTCAATAAAATACCTCTAATAATATCAGTATAATAAAACACACACGGtcaatagtaaaaaaataaacctttaccaacatttatgaaagaaaaacaatgttgaaaatataatatttaaatcttcGTCAAACCAACAATATTCTAATTTTAACTAAGTGGAATTTCAgtcaaaatcaaataaagaaaaaacacacaTTTACAAACATAAAGAATGTATAATTTCTTacattaaaagattaaaaattatctaatttttaataaccAATTGttcttaaaaattttatttcttctaaaaAATTTACCTaaacaatgatttttttaaaagtattgtaaattttctataaaaataaattactatttcataattttcaatcatagtaaataatatttCCTATCTACACATAAATGAGATTATGTTGTTTACGAAGTATATTTTCTCCCATTAAATAAGAATAGTGATACATTAAATAAGAGTAGTTTCACacccaaattttttttatactcatTTAACATTATCTTTTCTTacctttcacttttttttcttttataatataaaagttcaCTTTTTCATAACTGTTTtaccttaaaataaataaatatataaagatcaTTCTAAGTGGAcaataactaaattttaagggtgtacttattattttttaaaactgatAATTTCTCTTCTTGTTAACTTCCTTctctaaagaacaaatatatttttcactcACTCTACTtcatttatcttctttttttccaacatattttcttcaattttctttccttttccaaCATTGATTATGAGAATTGAAAAGACaacattgaatatatatttaagaaaaataattactttgaaacattttttacacttatttatttgacatattattatttactttcttattataaaaaacatataaaatgaatataaatgtgTCAATCCACTAttgtcttatttttaaataagaatattttagaaaataacttatatatttaaatggGAATAATTGAGAGagtaacttatatttttttacaataagaATATTTGAGAGGggaacttatatttttttaatatataagaatatttgagggagtaaattatatttatcaatgcatgtaacaaaaacaaaacaaattcatTCCAACATAATCCATGAACGACTCATACATTGCTTGATAGAAGAAACCAATAACTTCGAACGTATACAAAATAAGAAGACATAAACCTTGTTTGtaaaaatggtaaaaacaaCAGATACATTAGATTCGAGCCAGACATAGAAAGATGTACGAGATGTTCGAACTCACCATAATACTATTACACAAACGGATTGggtaaatttaatttgaaaccAAAGTTGGGTAAGAAGCTTTCATGGTCTCGCCACAAACACCTCCGGCTTCACCGCTTTCCCTCAGCAACTTCATGTATCCGTTCTCTCCCCATCTTTCACCCCATGAATTCTTGATCAACCAGTACTTTTTTCCGTCTTCGGTGGCGCCATAACCAACTATAGCAACTGCGTGGTTCGGCTGAGTGCCGCATGGTCCTTCAAATACATCGCTCTCGTAGGACTGAAAGTTTTGATTAACAGCAACGATTACTGACACGGGTTGGTTCGCCACGGCTTGTAGTAGTTGCTCTTCATTATTTTCAGGTACATCTTCATATCCACTTATTTGAGCTGCGAGCTGTGTCGTCTGGCATGTTCCATCAGTTCCTTGGTATGGATAATCGCTTTCAGAAGCAATACCCCCGTTTTCTTTGATATAGTTGAATGCATTATCCATGAAACCTCCTTCACACCCATTGTTATCGTTATCACAGTCCACTAATTGTTGCTCTGAGAACGAGATCAACTTTTTGTTAGTTATTTGGAAAATGCCTTCTACAGCTGCCACGGTTGAAAAGGCCCAACAGCTTCCTGCAATTTAACCATGGGAGTAATGTCACAGGTGAAAGAGATCAAATTATTCAGCAGTTTTTTTCCTGTAATGCTAATATAAAACAGAAGATGAAGTTGTGATTACATACCACATCGACCTTGGTCCTTAACATCGGTGACGGCTCCTCTCTCTCTCCAGTCCAAGCTTGTTGGAATATCCTCCACATTCAAGGGTGTAGCTGATGTTGAACGTGGTAGGCTTGAGTTCAGCTTGAGTCCTGTGTGTGAAGCGATAAACTCTTCTTCGGTTAAGTCAGAAAATGGATTCAGCCCCAACTTGTAATTCTTGTTCCCAGCATTGTTGAACTTCTCAATGTATTCCAAGttctttacaaatattttgaaCCGTTTTCCTTTATCTGCATCATCAGCGTATGTGCGTCCGTGTTGGGACTTCCATTGCTGGAATGCTTCAGCAACAGAAGATTCATACAATGTTCGGGACATGGCTTGATAAGCACATGTCCACAACATCACAGCGCAAACAGCAATGAAATGCTTCATTTGAACTGAAGTAACCATTTTCTTTTAGAGACAAAAGAAGAGATATATGTTGTATGAAAAGTGGGTATGAAAAGATAGCAGTGATTTGGCATATTTATAGCACATAAAATCCTATTGCCTTGCGATAATCTCGGTACGTATTCACGTCACACTAATCATCCCTTTCGCCCTTACGTTGGTGTCTTCTTGTTTAAGATTGACCTGAAACTGCAATTCAATGTGTCCAATAAATACAGCTCAATCAATCTACatatgcttcttttattttattttttaaggacAAAATATCTGCAATTTTTATATGACACCCTATAATTGTTCTCCTGTTAAATTGGTCTGTTTTAAAGTGAACTTTATTTTACAATCctgtataattaaaaatttaagccTTAAAAAAGTAAAGCTctagattttaattaaataaaaacatagttCGAATACTATAGCAAAATATGGATTTAACAAAGAAATATAACATCACttgttaagaaaataatataatagaaaatgatTTGACAGTTTTGTAAATACTGGAAATATATAATATCGTTTGTGTAGGTAATCGATGTAGTATAAGTTTGTATTCAAAGCATAtatcttttccttcttctttttcgttCCAGTTCGTTTTTCTCTCGCACCTGGTTCCAGTAGTTCATCACTTACTAATACCTTTTTCACTTCGAAACATCTCTCGCCTCTCTTCATTCAAAATGTCGAGCAACAATTGTTTTTGGACctccatttttactttttatattatatcgATTTTGACAATCAATTTAATATGTCTTGCAGTTATTACGTCACCTGATACAGTACCCATTATAAAACCAATATAATATCTCTTTATTTTACGAATGGAATTAtctaaattttactttttatataaactatgaatataaagacatttataatttaatattctacAGTTACCCTCCTTATATACACTATCTAAGTCTTATCATTACTTAAATGAAActtatttatgtatattaataaaatgattaattacacaattatttcttgaatttcttTGTTTGTATACAATAATATCAagtatttttcatcaaaaataataaatgtaatatcATATTTAGTACatttttaaaggtttaaatTTACCATATTTCAATACTAATGATattgatgttttaaatttaaagtttaaatttcaaTGAAACTATAAATTGCTAAAACGTTTTTGTCAGTGACTCTTTTCTCACACTTTCTCCTTCTCAATAAGAAGAATTTTATGAgcttttatattaaataaacaaataaaatattgatatataacaaatataagGAAATTACTTTTTCTCCATATACTAATTAGTCTTAAATCTCTGTCTACACATTTTTGTTTGTACGtgttagtatatatatattttatattaaaaaaaaattaaaagttgagatgaaaaaataataaatatttttaagaatacaaacgttgtaaaaaatgaaagagtgaatttgaaaatataaaagttagactattaaaaacatatatataaagaaatccaaaaaataaatattagatgatgaagaaaattgtatagaataaaatttttaaaaatgcaaaaatagAAGATAAAGAAAGTTTTATTGAAGATTCTATAAAAGCAGAAAGATTAAATGAtgtagaaaaatgtaaaataataaattatctaaaattataaaggacaaaataatgaaaaatatttaaagagtagattatataaaatagaaagttaaattattaaaagaataaatgataGTCAAtctaattttcaatattttttttgtctttctgAAGTTGGATATTTTGACCATAATTAGGACTTCTACAATTAACTAACTAATTTCTcatgtcaaaatattattattataatggaGTCGGTAGGATTTGGCTATTTGGAGAGGTATACGTGAAAGATGGTTAACTCATCGAACACGAGAAGGTGAAGATTGTCTCACATTCCAAATATTAGAAacaaggtttaataggttcggaggtccctatatttgtgggttcgtttcaattgggtcttccaattttgaaagtgatcaatttcgtccctaatttaacaaaattgagttaataatactctttccgttaaatgcaatggacgtgattaactttttaaacatgtggtatgttgaagcatccttcaaataaaactgtgccacctgcaaataaaaggatgcctcaacatgccacatgtttaaaaagttaacgcgtccattatatttaacggaaagggtattattgactcaattttgttaaattaggaaccaaattgatcactttcaaaattggaggacccaattgaaacaaacccacaaatatagggacctccgaacctattaaacctacaAACAACTATACTCAAAGATGTGATGTGTGCCCCACCAGTTTCACTCGTTTGTCACATTATGCTTAcaatatcataaatttatttttgcatgCTTTTAAACCCtcaatttcatataattatttttattcttttaaaataaatatataaaaattattcctCCAGAAAATATTACAcctctttttaaataattaaataaaatacgtACTGATTTTATTcaatgatactttttttttcaaaatcttgttttatatattaagaatgAGCAGTTCAATAAACATAATCTTTCTTCCTGGATTGGCGCATAATATGGAGTTCTTTCTGCAGCTAGAATATGATAATTCATATGACCTGACTTTCATTTAATTCCAAAACAAATTATATGAGACCAGAAATATTCAGTTTACTGAGCATAATAAGTTAAAGCTAAGAAATATTCAAATTGTAGAAAATTCTGAATACTGAGACTTGAAGGATTTGCAGAAGCGTTAGTGGCTTGATTGCCGGATTTTGAGCTTCATTGAGCTGTTATACAAAATGTGTCATCCAATGCAAAAACTTACTGCCAATACTAACTAACTGGATTAAATTTAACCTTCTAcgaattttcatttatttttttaacaaaacttgTGAAAActgcttttaaaattattgcATTGTAAATATTCTAAAGTACGTTACAATGACCATTCTGTCTAAGGGAATTACTAACTTAAACGAACATTTGCACTAGATTAAGTGAACAATAAATCTAGATGGAGATAGTTTTTATTGCCTGTTTAAATTTTTCCTTATTCAAGCATACAATATTCATAGTTTAAATGAGATTActgattttttttcacttatttaggttaacaatatttttaatttaaatgagaTTGATCAATTCCTTACTTTGATGAAattaaaccctaaaaaaaacatattagaattttcattttatttgagctttaaaataaaagattaagaaACATTAATGGTCTAACATTTAgacaattaaaaccaaaaataatattacaaatgaTTATGTTAAAGACTTTTCCTTTTAGATGAGTAgccataatatttttaatgatggTTGTATTCTTAGGTATTTATATATGTCAAGTTAGATCTATTTTGGGTTGAATTGAGTCGGGTATCCATTGAACTAGTTAAGTTAAGttttggatgattcaagtggAATTAAATGTATTTTGGGTTGAGTCGAGTTGAACTCACATATAGTCATAAttgttaaaaagtgaattttaagtctaactcaacctcacaaaataaACTTGTAAAGTAAGATTTTCAccaacttatatattatcaattgaccttatctctagtcgatgtgggacttccaacacacacccctcacgtcgaggtatagacatcatCTCAAGCgtgtggactttaagcctaactcaaccccacaaaatcgacttgtaaggtgaggtttgcacccacttatatattaccAATTGGTCTTGTCTCTAGTCGatatgagacttccaacaataaTAGTATTGAGTCGAATCGTGTTGAGTTCATATCGAATTGAGTAAAATTTGTCACACATTAAGCCAAGTCAAATTATATGAAACCATATCAAGTCACACATCGTCGAGTCAAATCAAATCGGTTTGAGTTAAGATGATTTGAAGTCCAATTTAGATTAAATCATGTCAATTTAATATTAGATAAAATGGTAGAACTAATGTTTGACAATGACaaacaagttaaatttaatcaaataaattaagtgGATCCATAACCTTCCAATTAagttacaaataataaaaattaattatggaccaatttataatcaatGCAAAATATTTAGGGATCAATtgaaatactttaaaaaatcagtaaaattctaaaagatatttaaaaatcaagttgtgttattattgataaaatttactttGATCATGATGTTAATCCTGTATAAAGTCTTgtgcttaatatttttttttcacccaTTTATTTGAGGTCAATAAGAAAACTATTTTAGAAATGAGTTAAAATtgacaaattaattttactactatattttttattagtaataagaAATTGTTTAGTTTCAGTTATGCAATGTGCTTTCACGCGTCTCAAGAA
Protein-coding sequences here:
- the LOC108342248 gene encoding 50S ribosomal protein L34, chloroplastic, whose product is MASLSLCIATPTPSASLILTAPKPSLISLNVGRSSFFNVRSPLLHSSFLSSPSHLSSSFTGLSLGLELTSNVGARRGKGGGLVVRAGKAALCQTKRNRSRKSLARTHGFRKRMSTPGGRAILRRRRAKGRKVLCTKSHPNSGK
- the LOC108341678 gene encoding zingipain-2 — translated: MVTSVQMKHFIAVCAVMLWTCAYQAMSRTLYESSVAEAFQQWKSQHGRTYADDADKGKRFKIFVKNLEYIEKFNNAGNKNYKLGLNPFSDLTEEEFIASHTGLKLNSSLPRSTSATPLNVEDIPTSLDWRERGAVTDVKDQGRCGSCWAFSTVAAVEGIFQITNKKLISFSEQQLVDCDNDNNGCEGGFMDNAFNYIKENGGIASESDYPYQGTDGTCQTTQLAAQISGYEDVPENNEEQLLQAVANQPVSVIVAVNQNFQSYESDVFEGPCGTQPNHAVAIVGYGATEDGKKYWLIKNSWGERWGENGYMKLLRESGEAGGVCGETMKASYPTLVSN